Genomic window (Bosea vaviloviae):
CGACGCGCTCGGGTAGCGTGAAGCGCAGGGCGCGCTGCACCAGTGGGCGCGGCTTCTCGATCGAGAGATCATACTGGTCGTAGCGGCTTTCCGTGCCGATCTCGATGATGTCGCGAAAGCCCTCGGTCGCGATCAGGGCGGTTTTCGCGCCGCGGCGCTCGATGATGGCGTTGGTCGCCAGGGTGGTGCCATGGACGAAGACATCGATGTCGGACATGTGCATCCGCGCATCCGAGAGAATCAACCGCATGCCGTCGAGCACGCCTTCCTCCGGCCGCGACGGCGTCGTCAGGACCTTGCGCGTCATCCGCCCGGCTTCGGTCTCCAGCACCACATCCGTGAAGGTGCCGCCGATATCGACCGCGAGTCTGACGTGCTGGTTCGGTGCCATATCGATGTGTCTCCGTCGGATCGCCAGCGGTCAGCGTCTGATCCGCAGCAGGCACTATGCAAGAAGCGGGGGCAAGAGCATGCGCGGTATGCATGGGGCATCTAACGTCAGGGGCGACATGCTGGAGATTCGCAGGTCATAGTTGCAGACCCGAGGCATCGCTATCCGAGGCATGGCTCTTGCCTGCGTGGCCCGTCGTCGACGAGAGGTCCTTCCCTTGACTGAACCCTGTGAACTCAGCGCCGTAGAGGCTCGCGCCTTGATCGGAACCAAGAAGCTGTCGGCGAGCGAATTGCTCGAAAGCTGTATCGCCCGCATCGATGCGGTCGACCCGGCCGTCAACGCGATGGTGGCGCGTGACGACGAGCGGGCGCGCAAGGCGGCAAAGCTCGCCGATGAGGCGACGATGCGCGGCGACCGGCTCGGCGCGCTGCACGGGCTGCCGCTCGGCGTGAAGGATCTCGAGAACGTCGCCGGCCTGCGCACCACCTATGGCAGTCCGCTCTTTGCGGATCATGTGCCGACCGAAGACCAGTTGATCGTCGCCAACACCCGCAAGGCCGGTGCGATCGTTCTGGGCAAGACCAACACGCCGGAATGGGGCGCCGGCGCCAACACCCGCAACGCTGTCTATGGCGCGACCGGCAACCCCTTCGACCCCTCCAAATGCGCCGCCGGCTCCTCGGGTGGCTCGGGCGTCGCGCTGGCGACGAACATGGTGCCGATCGCGACCGGCTCCGACACTGGCGGCTCGCTGCGCAACCCGGCCGCCTATAACGGCATCGTCGGCTTCAGGCCCTCGCCGGGGCTGGTGCCGAGCGAGAAGCGGCCGCTGGGCTGGAATCCGTTGAGCGTGCTTGGGCCGATGGCGCGCACCGTGCCCGATCTGTGCCTGCTGCTCTCGACCATGGTCTCGGATGACGCCGCGGATCCGCTGGCCACGACGATCCATGGCAGGACAGTGCGCCGTCCTGAGGATTTCGCCAGGCCGGGAACGATCGATCTCGCCTCGCTCAAGGTGGCGCTGACGCCGGATTTCGGCTTCGCACCGACCGAGCGCCATATCCGCGAGGTCTTCGCCGAGAAGACCGGCGCTTTCAGCCATCTCTTCGCACAGGTCGAGGCGGCGACGCCCGATTGCACCGGCGCCGACGAGACCTTCGAGGTGCTGCGCTCGGTCGCGTTCCTTGCCGGCATGTATGAGCGCGTCCGCGACACGCCCGAACTCGTCGGCCCCAATGTCCGCGCCAATGTCGAGGAGGGGCTGCGCTACAGCGCGCTCGACGTCACCCGTGCCCTGAAGCAGCAGACCGTGCTCTACAAGAACTGGCAGGGCTTCTTCGAGGATTACGACGTCATCCTCTCGCCGGCCGTCACCTTGAGCCCGCGGCCCTGGTCGGAGCTCTACCCGGCCGAGATCGACGGCACACCGACCCGGACCTATTTCCACTGGCTCGCCATGGCCTATGCCGTCACCAATGTCGGCCATCCCGCGATTTCGCTGCCGGTCGGGCTCGACCGCAACGGCATGCCGTTCGGCCTGCAGATCGTCGGCCCGCGCGGCGGCGACGCCAAGGTGCTGGCCGTGGCGGCCGCGCTCGAGGCGGCCCTGGCGGGCGATACGCTGACGGCGCGCCCGGTGCCCGACATCGCCAAACTGACGGCCGCGCCGAAGCTGAGCGACAGCCCGGGCTTCCTGGGCTTCGATTAAGCTTCGGGCTTCGATTGAGGTTATTGGGCTTCGATTAAGCAAAGCCGGTATATGCCGGCGCAAATCCACAAAGCTGCAAAATCATAATGAGGGGTACAGTAATGAAGCGTCGTACATTCCTGAAAGGCGCGACCGCCCTGGCACTGGCCGGGCCGGCCATGACAGGGCGCGCCTTCGCGCAGGCCGGGACAACTTTGAAGTTCGCGCCGCAGGCCAATCTGACCGCTCTCGATCCGATCTGGACGACGGCGACCGTGACCAATAATCACGGCTACTACGTTTACGACACGCTCTATAGCCACGACCTCGACACGAAGCCGCAGCCGCAAATGGCTGAGGGGCATGAGATTTCGGCCGACGGCAAGGTCTGGAAGATCAAGCTGCGCGAAGGCCTCGTCTTCCATGACGGCGCGCCGGTGAAACCGGCCGACTGCATCCAGAGCCTGAAGCGCTGGGCACAGCGCGACTCTTACGCCCAGCTCCTGGCCAAGGTGGTCGAGAGCATGACGGCGCTGGACGAGCGCAGCTTCGAGATCAAGCTGACGCGGCCTTTCCCGATGATGCTCGACCTGCTCGCCAAGGCGGACTCGCCCCTCTTCATCATGCCCGAGCGCCTGGCCGTGAC
Coding sequences:
- a CDS encoding amidase → MTEPCELSAVEARALIGTKKLSASELLESCIARIDAVDPAVNAMVARDDERARKAAKLADEATMRGDRLGALHGLPLGVKDLENVAGLRTTYGSPLFADHVPTEDQLIVANTRKAGAIVLGKTNTPEWGAGANTRNAVYGATGNPFDPSKCAAGSSGGSGVALATNMVPIATGSDTGGSLRNPAAYNGIVGFRPSPGLVPSEKRPLGWNPLSVLGPMARTVPDLCLLLSTMVSDDAADPLATTIHGRTVRRPEDFARPGTIDLASLKVALTPDFGFAPTERHIREVFAEKTGAFSHLFAQVEAATPDCTGADETFEVLRSVAFLAGMYERVRDTPELVGPNVRANVEEGLRYSALDVTRALKQQTVLYKNWQGFFEDYDVILSPAVTLSPRPWSELYPAEIDGTPTRTYFHWLAMAYAVTNVGHPAISLPVGLDRNGMPFGLQIVGPRGGDAKVLAVAAALEAALAGDTLTARPVPDIAKLTAAPKLSDSPGFLGFD